The following are from one region of the Osmerus mordax isolate fOsmMor3 chromosome 1, fOsmMor3.pri, whole genome shotgun sequence genome:
- the LOC136963618 gene encoding tripartite motif-containing protein 16-like protein, translated as MNSLSPTQTSPDMAQSCISIRVKDNLSCAICLDFLSDPATIPCGHSFCIVCIQGFWDVEAMFERTCCPTCSHTFPSKPILFKNLTLADLVRDLEGSSGSEAAAQGKRGAAFASPANRDVHPPKRSITSTSEAQDFRACQKHDRLMEVYCCKEEQCICTLCAAVDHRGHTVVPVNDQRMQKQEKLADITKSCDRMIQRGEKELEHLKKTVRQTEERGQAEEEHCEGVFAGLVDSIQRHVSTVMNLIRAQEKAVQGQAQTSLKELVLWLAVLRRRHAELEQLSHTQDDIQFLQRWSSLATGPEARDWPSVPVSAPFEAMRAAVEEIGGRLEAFFNKEINTLSQMVDRFPDVPEILPAPAAQTREPTTRSEFLQCACELTLDSDTAHKDLFLSTNKKMVTCDPKKVKNSVPVPYKADRFARRRQVLCKEGLEGEQCYFEVEVDGEKAEIALTYKGLDRGSLSPSSALGGNKVSWSLDRSKTYSVSHKANSVQLIATPDSRKIGVYIKFKEGTLSFYEVSENTMKLLYKTVTTFSEPLYPGFWLGDMCTIKLCDLKNE; from the exons ATGAACAGCCTTTCACCCACTCAGACTTCACCAGATATGGCACAGTCTTGCATCTCGATTCGTGTGAAGGACAACCTCAGCTGTGCCATCTGCTTGGACTTTCTCAGTGACCCGGCAACTATCCCCTGTGGGCACAGTTTCTGCATTGTTTGTATCCAGGGGTTCTGGGATGTGGAAGCTATGTTTGAGCGTACCTGTTGTCCTACATGCAGTCACACTTTCCCTTCCAAACCTATCTTGTTCAAGAACCTCACCCTGGCGGACCTGGTCAGGGATTTGGAGGGCTCGTCTGGATCCGAGGCAGCTGctcaggggaagaggggagcagcttttgccagtccagcTAACAGAGATGTCCATCCCCCAAAGAGGTCCATCACCAGTACATCTGAAGCCCAGGATTTCAGGGCATGTCAGAAACACGACAGACTGATGGAGGTTTACTGTTGCAAAGAAGAGCAGTGCATCTGCACTCTGTGTGCTGCCGTCGACcacagagggcacactgtcGTGCCAGTGAACGACCAACGGATGCAGAAACAG GAAAAGCTGGCAGACATAACAAAGTCATGTGACAGGATgattcagagaggagagaaggaactgGAGCACTTGAAGAAGACTGTGCGGCAGACtgag GAGAGGGGCCAGGCTGAGGAGGAGCACTGTGAGGGGGTCTTCGCTGGCCTGGTTGACTCTATCCAGAGGCACGTCTCCACCGTGATGAACCTGATCAGGGCCCAGGAGAAGGCTGTCCAGGGGCAGGCTCAAACCTCCCTGAAGGAACTGGTGCTGTGGTTGGCTGTGCTGAGAAGGCGACATGctgagctggagcagctctctcacacacaagatGACATCCAATTCCTCCAG AGATGGTCCTCACTGGCCACCGGTCCTGAGGCCAGGGACTGGCCCTCGGTTCCAGTCAGCGCTCCATTTGAGGCCATGAGAGCAGCTGTGGAGGAGATTGGAGGGAGACTGGAAGCTTTTTTCAACAAGGAAATCAACACTCTCTCACAAATGG TTGACAGATTTCCTGATGTTCCTGAAATCCTGCCTGCTCCAGCTGCCCAGACACGAGAGCCAACAACCAGATCTGAATTCTTACAGT GCGCCTGTGAGCTCACTCTGGACTCTGACACTGCCCATAAAGACCTGTTCCTCTCCACCAACAAAAAGATGGTGACATGTGATCCTAAAAAGGTCAAGAACTCGGTCCCTGTGCCCTATAAAGCTGACCGCTTTGCACGCCGGCGCCAGGTGCTCTGCAAAGAAGGCCTGGAGGGGGAGCAATGTTACTTTGAGGTGGAGGTGGACGGAGAGAAGGCTGAGATCGCTTTAACGTACAAAGGACTCGATAGAGGGTCGCTCAGCCCATCGTCTGCCTTAGGAGGCAATAAGGTGTCCTGGAGCCTGGACCGTTCGAAAACGTATTCCGTGAGCCACAAAGCCAATAGTGTTCAACTCATAGCAACTCCCGACAGTCGCAAAATAGGGGTTTACATCAAATTCAAGGAAGGCACGTTGTCATTTTATGAGGTTTCTGAAAACACTATGAAGTTACTTTATAAGACTGTGACAACATTCAGTGAGCCCCTCTATCCAGGATTCTGGCTCGGGGATATGTGTACTATTAAATTATGTGATCTGAAAAATGAGTGA
- the LOC136951629 gene encoding alpha-1,3-galactosyltransferase 2-like isoform X1 has protein sequence MSRHIYKSVLKLIIVAPVLLFLAYFTPSSIRYLEGLVPMDTCFLPGEKLKLDNTIDASLKLWYRTDVQTCTEWGAPIIWEGMFEPDDYDREHKKNHSSVALTVFAVGRYLDVYLETFLLSAELHFMLALPVTYYVFTDAPAKVPNLQLAEGRRLKVIKVQKHSRWQDVSMIRMRAIADAINDIRHTSSYVFCFDVDQLFVGRFGSEALGESVALLHAYYYHRPRGLFSYDRNPSSTAYMKAGAGDFYYHAAVFGGTWQTVLALTESCYQAILEDKSRGVEALWHDESHMNKYLWLHKPSRVLSPEYCWAPDIGRRSDIWVKRLLWAEKRYDTLRDLSPVGLN, from the exons ATGAG TAGGCATATTTACAAGTCAGTTTTAAAGTTGATCATCGTTGCTCCCGTGCTTCTTTTCTTGGCATACTTCACCCCTTCGTCCATCAG GTATTTGGAGGGGCTTGTCCCAATGGATACATGTTTTTTACCAGGGGAAAAGTTGAAGTTGGACAACACTATAGATGCCTCTCTGAAACTTTG GTACAGAACGGACGTCCAGACATGTACTGAATGGGGAGCACCTATCATCTGGGAGGGCATGTTTGAACCTGATGACTACGACCGGGAGCACAAGAAAAACCACtcctctgtggctctgactgtCTTTGCTGTGGGAAG GTATCTAGACGTGTATCTGGAGACCTTCCTCCTTTCTGCTGAGCTTCACTTTATGTTGGCTCTTCCTGTGACGTACTACGTGTTCACGGACGCTCCTGCCAAAGTGCCCAACCTCCAGTTGGCTGAGGGGCGGAGGTTAAAGGTCATAAAGGTTCAGAAGCATTCTCGCTGGCAGGACGTCTCCATGATACGCATGAGGGCCATCGCCGACGCCATCAACGATATCCGCCACACGAGCAGTTACGTCTTCTGCTTCGACGTGGACCAGCTGTTTGTCGGGAGGTTCGGCTCCGAGGCGCTGGGGGAGTCTGTGGCTCTTCTCCACGCCTACTACTATCATCGCCCTCGCGGTCTGTTCTCTTACGACCGCAACCCCAGCTCAACGGCCTACATGAAGGCCGGGGCGGGCGACTTCTACTACCACGCCGCCGTGTTTGGGGGCACCTGGCAGACTGTCTTGGCGCTGACAGAAAGCTGTTACCAAGCCATCTTGGAGGACAAGAGCCGAGGGGTGGAGGCGCTGTGGCACGACGAGAGCCACATGAACAAGTACCTGTGGCTGCACAAGCCCAGCAGGGTGCTGTCGCCAGAGTACTGCTGGGCTCCGGACATCGGACGCCGCAGCGACATCTGGGTCAAGCGGCTGCTCTGGGCTGAGAAGCGGTACGACACTCTGAGGGACTTGTCCCCTGTGGGCTTGAATTGA
- the LOC136951629 gene encoding alpha-1,3-galactosyltransferase 2-like isoform X2, translated as MYRTDVQTCTEWGAPIIWEGMFEPDDYDREHKKNHSSVALTVFAVGRYLDVYLETFLLSAELHFMLALPVTYYVFTDAPAKVPNLQLAEGRRLKVIKVQKHSRWQDVSMIRMRAIADAINDIRHTSSYVFCFDVDQLFVGRFGSEALGESVALLHAYYYHRPRGLFSYDRNPSSTAYMKAGAGDFYYHAAVFGGTWQTVLALTESCYQAILEDKSRGVEALWHDESHMNKYLWLHKPSRVLSPEYCWAPDIGRRSDIWVKRLLWAEKRYDTLRDLSPVGLN; from the exons AT GTACAGAACGGACGTCCAGACATGTACTGAATGGGGAGCACCTATCATCTGGGAGGGCATGTTTGAACCTGATGACTACGACCGGGAGCACAAGAAAAACCACtcctctgtggctctgactgtCTTTGCTGTGGGAAG GTATCTAGACGTGTATCTGGAGACCTTCCTCCTTTCTGCTGAGCTTCACTTTATGTTGGCTCTTCCTGTGACGTACTACGTGTTCACGGACGCTCCTGCCAAAGTGCCCAACCTCCAGTTGGCTGAGGGGCGGAGGTTAAAGGTCATAAAGGTTCAGAAGCATTCTCGCTGGCAGGACGTCTCCATGATACGCATGAGGGCCATCGCCGACGCCATCAACGATATCCGCCACACGAGCAGTTACGTCTTCTGCTTCGACGTGGACCAGCTGTTTGTCGGGAGGTTCGGCTCCGAGGCGCTGGGGGAGTCTGTGGCTCTTCTCCACGCCTACTACTATCATCGCCCTCGCGGTCTGTTCTCTTACGACCGCAACCCCAGCTCAACGGCCTACATGAAGGCCGGGGCGGGCGACTTCTACTACCACGCCGCCGTGTTTGGGGGCACCTGGCAGACTGTCTTGGCGCTGACAGAAAGCTGTTACCAAGCCATCTTGGAGGACAAGAGCCGAGGGGTGGAGGCGCTGTGGCACGACGAGAGCCACATGAACAAGTACCTGTGGCTGCACAAGCCCAGCAGGGTGCTGTCGCCAGAGTACTGCTGGGCTCCGGACATCGGACGCCGCAGCGACATCTGGGTCAAGCGGCTGCTCTGGGCTGAGAAGCGGTACGACACTCTGAGGGACTTGTCCCCTGTGGGCTTGAATTGA
- the si:dkey-264d12.5 gene encoding coiled-coil domain-containing protein 30 yields the protein MEQQMLEQGELGDVVCWLQEEGLSPTAPVTEQLCFLWREFQQKQGRLLTVSQDLDTLRSRHTAEIAEVQRYLEHIRCLSEQRDGLAQELEKENEQLRTQLEKLTLQQDAQMSEVAEMLYQVGLTEVMPSSPSEQVAYLLVERASLLDREQDPGVTVHAQVLALAHSPKDSPGDTEPQSQQATKDKTDQHVLSGALHRGLSPWKRLFGLRKAAHNKHCFVPASVQQVQGSGVRVEWASLERDLDEASRRLAMAHQEIRRLTDELESARLTQSAYEPELQGAQQEVEQLRQEVEKLKTCDVVELRKAKELNDRLDQEIRALRTRVRSLDAERRALLHTGEGMASPRISLETALQNQDRCPQRAECPEPHQLTEVLQGLQEKHRQLSESKHTLEQEVLDLRVQKEKEEENLEALKDKTEELEEEYEELKSKREEVKSECSSLREEREKLKSKVEDDKKEYGETVEGVLPQPGAGRHNQDDGGTARMEPLSADVELLQASQQTCERLTDQLREVLIDLDTQSSKYHEKQGQHKIKLRRAKQTYIYETGWRDQRIKVLERELAFTLDASVREREMTTCILAENDKLLHEQRCLLKQLSEEQEVHNDTVRAASANQCRVDFLEDENRRFQKTTLQMSNQIAALQRTLQNQQCMRNTEELKKSFNLGSPFTSTRSVLPGSDNTRNLLDIIQSTRARHPEDTSPSPLSTLTSSLSRPAELGYLNLTSPQAGDDPLGLSDSLSTDSGEV from the exons atggaaCAGCAAATG ctggagcagggggagctAGGAGATGTAGTTTGCTGGTTGCAAGAGGAGGGACTGAGTCCCACAGCACCGGTGACAGAACAACTGTGCTTCCTATGGCGAGAGTTTCAGCAGAAACAGGGACGCCTGCTCACCGTGTCCCAAGATCTTGACACCCTCCGCTCGCGACACACTGCGGAGATAGCCGAG GTGCAAAGGTACCTGGAACACATCCGCTGCCTGTCAGAGCAGAGGGACGGTCTGGCTCaggagctggagaaagagaacGAGCAGCTTAGGACCCAGCTAGAGAAACTTACCCTTCAGCAAG ACGCCCAGATGAGCGAGGTGGCTGAGATGCTGTACCAGGTGGGCCTGACGGAGGTGATGCCCAGCAGCCCCAGTGAGCAGGTGGCCTACCTGCTGGTGGAGAGGGCTTCTCTGCTGGACAGAGAGCAAGATCCTGGAGTGACCGTCCATGCCCaggtcctggccctggcccactCTCCCAAAGACAGTCCCGGGGACACTGAGCCTCAGTCCCAACAAGCAACCAAGGACAAAACAGACCAG CATGTTCTGAGTGGAGCTTTACACCGTGGCCTGAGCCCATGGAAGAGGCTATTTGGACTCCGCAAGGCAGCTCACAACAAACACTGTTTTGTCCCT gcatctgtccagcaggttcaggggtcaggggtcagggttgagTGGGCCAGTCTGGAGCGGGACCTGGATGAAGCATCTCGCCGCTTGGCGATGGCCCACCAAGAAATCCGCCGTCTGACCGACGAACTTGAGTCTGCCCGTCTGACACAGAGCGCCTATG agccAGAGCTGCAGGGTGCCCAACAGGAAGTAGAGcagctcagacaggaagtagagaagCTAAAGACATGTG ATGTGGTTGAACTACGGAAGGCCAAGGAGCTCAACGATCGCCTGGACCAGGAGATCCGAGCCCTGAGGACCCGGGTGCGCTCCCTGGACGCTGAGAGACGTGCCCTGCTCCACACG ggtgaagGCATGGCTTCTCCGAGGATCTCTCTGGAGACAGCCCTGCAGAACCAGGACCG GTGTCCTCAGAGAGCAGAGTGTCCTGAGCCCCATCAGCTGACCGAGGTGCTGCAAGGGCTTCAGGAGAAACACCGGCAGCTGTCGGAATCCAAACACACCCTGGAGCAGGAGGTGTTGGATCTCCGGGtccagaaggagaaggaggaggagaacctgGAGGCTCTGAAGGACAAGACGGAAGAATTGGAGGAGGAGTACGAGGAGCTTAAGtccaagagagaggaggtgaagagcgAGTGCAGTTCCCTGAGGGAGGAACGTGAGAAGCTGAAGAGCAAAGTGGAGGATGACAAGAAGGAATATGGGGAGACG gtggAGGGTGTGCTGCCGCAGCCTGGTGCAGGGAGACACAACCAGGACGATGGTGGCACAGCCAGGATGGAGCCT TTGAGTGCCGATGTGGAGCTTCTGCAGGCCAGTCAGCAGACGTGTGAGAGACTGACTGATCAGCTGAGAGAAGTCCTCATAGATctggacacacagagcag CAAGTACCACGAGAAGCAGGGACAACACAAGATCAAGCTGCGGCGAGCCAAGCAGACCTACATTTACGAGACCGGCTGGCGCGACCAGAGGATCAaggtcctggagagagagctagcCTTCACCTTGGATGCCTCTGTCAGG gagagagagatgaccacCTGTATACTCGCTGAAAACGACAAGCTGCTACATGAACAGAGATGTTTGCTGAAGCAGCTCAgtgaggaacaggaagtccaCAATGACACTGTGCGGGCTGCTAGCGCCAATCAATGCAG GGTGGACTTCCTGGAGGATGAGAACAGACGGTTCCAGAAAACGACACTTCAAATGTCCAATCAGATTGCAGCTCTGCAGCGCACTCTGCAGAACCAGCAATGTATGCGCAATACTGAG GAACTGAAAAAATCTTTTAACTTGGGGAGTCCCTTTACATCTACCCGCAG TGTGCTTCCTGGATCTGATAACACGAGGAACCTGCTGGACATCATCCAGAGTACCAGGGCCAGACATCCAGAGGACACTagtccatctcccctctccaccctcacctcttccCTGTCCAGGCCCGCCGAGCTGGGATACCTCAACCTGACGTCCCCCCAGGCAGGGGACGACCCTCTGGGCCTGTCCGACTCCCTCAGCACAGACAGTGGTGAGGTGTGA
- the fam83e gene encoding protein FAM83D codes for MSNSHEQSLNENVVFLPMSESSPEFLHCERERYALETLLSLGPGAFNTRLCQESLAPFLSPEEVNQISGWGKNYHISQLQLENGEEEEDEEDEGSGLQGFSGRYFPTYSDTPAPSLVLGWPERMSWVGVDSATVHTNPPAEGQPNIREVIRRLLQGATKVIAIVTDRLSDNAVIGDLHCQASRGVPVYLILNQRSIQENFTSHRLAHPNIQVRVLGGKTYCTREGKMVVGEMKNNFLLVDLETVVQGSYSLTWSDAHLHRQLVTVLSGQVVESFDQEFRILFAASLPIPDSWKVAKHPMDVTFHSEKSDLGQSRHLPMEPLSTPEPSLPPNSPLDWEAMGVIQRHMPESGVNLHGPSMTPEEQLLFSPHERKTLLMKESNRHETTFLEEERTCLNPNFVKRNQQDNLLSLKNTRRSETDFQTFTEKEFQHRVQTDTSYSRLRSWQRSCESGEEHLIQPRHDNTDESSRRETPVLSHQRWHQPNRRQDILEEESKTAQGQSESSSWTHSPSSTKKPLILRVPERESFSSLSDIMRRLQPRQSSSGLMTRVSKSTVSELSRSMMDLRSENTDTSLQRDPTAPTLQANYFDPFRVTPALALMKKRNDDLKAVMLRQPKTFLPPSRPRSSSFGLQMDWRRPQTDRERGREETK; via the exons ATGTCTAACTCCCATGAGCAGAGTTTGAACGAGAATGTGGTGTTCCTGCCTATGTCTGAGTCCAGCCCGGAGTTTCTCCACTGTGAGCGGGAGCGATACGccctggagaccctgctgaGCTTGGGGCCTGGAGCCTTCAACACCAGGCTGTGCCAGGAGAGTCtggcccccttcctctccccagaGGAGGTTAATCAGATCAGCGGATGGGGCAAGAACTACCACATCAGCCAGCTACAGCTGGAgaacggggaggaggaggaggatgaggaggatgagggctcGGGGCTCCAGGGCTTCTCTGGCCGCTACTTCCCCACCTACTCTGACACCCCGGCCCCCTCTCTGGTGTTGGGCTGGCCTGAGAGGATGTCCTGGGTGGGAGTGGATAGTGCCACGGTCCACACCAACCCCCCGGCCGAGGGCCAGCCCAACATCAGGGAGGTCATCAGGAGACTGCTGCAAGGAGCCACCAAG GTGATTGCCAtagtgacagacagactgtcagaCAATGCTGTGATTGGTGACCTGCACTGCCAGGCCTCTCGGGGAGTTCCTGTTTACCTCATCCTGAACCAGAGGTCCATCCAGGAGAACTTCACATCCCACAGGCTGGCACATCCC AACATCCAGGTGCGCGTGCTGGGAGGAAAGACCTACTGCACCCGGGAGGGGaagatggtggtgggggagatGAAAAACAACTTCCTCCTGGTGGATCTGGAGACGGTGGTACAAGGAAGCTATAG TCTGACCTGGAGTGACGCCCACCTGCATCGTCAGCTGGTGACGGTTCTGAGTGGTCAAGTGGTTGAGTCCTTTGACCAGGAGTTCCGGATCCTCttcgctgcctctctccccatcccggACAGCTGGAAGGTTGCCAAGCACCCCATGGACGTTACATTCCACTCAG AGAAGTCTGATCTGGGCCAGTCAAGGCACCTTCCCATGGAGCCCCTCTCAACCCCCGAACCCAGCCTGCCCCCAAACTCCCCACTGGACTGGGAGGCCATGGGGGTCATTCAGAGACACATGCCCGAATCAGGTGTCAATCTGCATGGTCCGTCCATGACCCCAGAGGAACAACTGCTGTTCAGTCCACATGAGAGAAAGACTTTGTTAATGAAAGAGTCTAATCGCCATGAAACAACATTTCTGGAGGAGGAAAG AACATGTCTCAATCCCAATTTTGTGAAGAGGAATCAACAAGACAATCTGCTAAGTTTAAA AAACACCAGGCGCTCTGAGACAGACTTTCAGACCTTCACTGAGAAGGAGTTCCAACACAG ggtgcagacagacacaagctACTCCAGACTACGCTCCTGGCAGAGGAGCTGTGAGTCCGGGGAAGAGCATCTAATTCAGCCACGTCACGACAACACAGACGAGAGCTCCAGACGAGAGACCCCGGTCCTCTCCCATCAGAGATGGCATCAACCAAACAGGAGGCAGGACATTTTGGAGGAGGAGTCAAAAACAGCTCaaggccaatcagaatcgagctCATGGACGCACAGTCCATCCTCGACTAAG AAGCCTCTGATACTGAGGGTGCCTGAGCGTGAAAGCTTCAGCTCCCTGAGTGACATCATGAGAAGACTGCAGCCTCGACAGAGCTCCTCAGGGCTCATGACCAGGGTGTCTAAGAGCACGGTGTCAGAGCTCAGCCGCTCCATGATGGATCTGAGATCGGAGAACACTGACACAAGTCTACAGAGGGACCCCACAGCACCAACATTACAAGCCAAT TACTTTGATCCTTTCCGAGTGACCCCAGCCCTCGCCCTGATGAAGAAGAGGAACGATGACCTCAAAGCTGTGATGCTTCGACAACCCAAGACGTTCCTGCCCCCCTCTAGACCTCGGAGCAGCAGCTTTGGACTGCAAATGGACTGGAGAAGGCCACAaactgacagggagagagggagggaggagactaaGTGA